In a genomic window of Ipomoea triloba cultivar NCNSP0323 chromosome 3, ASM357664v1:
- the LOC116012765 gene encoding uncharacterized protein LOC116012765 codes for MATLAVHGGYLPSKFQLWRRTVVSEIRPNPPSLFITTKLSDIDIHRVRDLYSDCNHSCHRFPNLDADGRVDPVDLNKLRKALIHSSVVVSVFTQPEFSSPLASIGGDWVRTAMPVTPANGQLVGFGRAVSDSSLTASIYDVMVIPPLRRRGIGRRIVQMILRMLTNKGIYDIAALCSDVEKPFFSACGFGDDILGSTTMMYTRSTSQYSSGDQVVKNIGRKQMLIPPLRAGIKS; via the exons ATGGCGACGCTGGCCGTTCACGGCGGTTATCTTCCCTCCAAATTCCAATTATGGCGGCGAACCGTCGTCTCTGAAATCCGACCAAACCCGCCGTCGTTATTCATAACTACAAAGCTAAGCGACATTGACATCCACCGCGTCCGTGACCTCTACTCCGATTGCAACCACTCTTGCCACCGCTTCCCCAACCTCGACGCCGACGGCCGAGTCGATCCCGTCGACCTCAACAAGCTCCGAAAAGCTCTCATCCACAGCTCCGTCGTCGTCTCGGTATTCACCCAGCCGGAGTTCTCCTCCCCTTTGGCGAGTATTGGAGGTGATTGGGTTCGGACGGCGATGCCTGTGACGCCGGCCAACGGCCAGCTGGTTGGATTTGGTCGCGCCGTCTCCGATTCCTCGCTCACTGCTTCCATCTACGATGTCATG GTTATTCCTCCATTAAGGCGGAGGGGCATTGGCAGGAGGATAGTTCAAATGATACTAAG GATGCTAACAAATAAAGGCATATATGATATAGCAGCCCTCTGCTCCGATGTAGAGAA ACCCTTCTTTAGCGCATGTGGATTCGGAGATGATATACTGGGATCCACTACAATGATGTATACTAGGTCGACTTCTCAATATTCAAGTGGAGATCAGGTGGTTAAAAACATAGGCAGAAAGCAGATGCTAATTCCACCACTGAGAGCGGGCATTAAATCATGA
- the LOC116012764 gene encoding uncharacterized protein LOC116012764, with the protein MGKICIEVGMMSARGLQRTSSLWKLQWYAVGWIDPNDKYCTKIDSSGNVNPVWKTKFSALVDSSKSDFQDLALHVEVYSREPIFLREKLLGTATILLKEFLEKYANISEASSRSVEEVGSFQLRKKNSNKPQGFIDISIRISEENEEHSTYPGEYGGFKLADNSNGINLANEYGPPQSYLPSSSLPPLKLPENHPPGNGQYANLVPILQQPSPAPLQLPENRPPANSQYPHPVPIPTNYYHPSISGPSYPSAGRPSHQPPWTTPPPPHVGYAPTFLPRPNNMSSSYINMPSNGAAPARGPGLGVGAGLGVGALAAGSMIYGNDFMSGFDLPSGLQGASLTISMDPPF; encoded by the exons ATGGGGAAGATATGCATTGAAGTTGGTATGATGTCTGCTCGGGGGCTTCAGCGTACATCTTCTCTGTGGAAGCTTCAATGGTATGCTGTTGGATGGATTGATCCTAATGACAAGTACTGCaccaagattgattcatcaggTAATGTGAATCCTGTTTGGAAAACAAAGTTTTCTGCTTTAGTTGATTCATCTAAATCAGACTTCCAAGACTTGGCCCTGCATGTTGAGGTTTACAGCCGAGAACCCATCTTCCTTAGAGAAAAGCTTCTGGGGACTGCCACTATTCTCCTAAAAGAATTTCTTGAAAAGTATGCAAACATTTCAGAGGCTTCTTCAAGGTCAGTTGAAGAAGTTGGGAGCTTTCAGCTGAGGAAAAAGAATTCCAACAAACCTCAGGGTTTCATTGATATCTCAATCAGAATTTCAGAGGAAAATGAAGAGCATAGCACCTACCCAG GTGAGTATGGGGGCTTTAAGCTTGCAGATAACAGCAATGGCATCAATTTGGCTAATGAATATGGACCCCCACAGTCATACCTCCCATCATCATCTCTACCCCCCTTGAAGTTGCCTGAAAATCATCCACCAGGAAATGGCCAATATGCCAATCTGGTGCCAATTCTACAGCAACCATCCCCAGCACCTTTGCAGTTGCCAGAGAATCGTCCACCAGCAAATAGCCAATATCCCCATCCGGTGCCAATACCAACCAACTATTATCATCCATCAATAAGTGGACCAAGCTACCCATCAGCAGGGCGACCAAGCCATCAACCACCTTGGACGACTCCTCCGCCTCCTCATGTTGGTTACGCTCCCACTTTTCTCCCCAGGCCCAATAACATGTCGTCcagttacataaacatgccatCTAATGGAGCAGCACCTGCACGAGGTCCTGGACTTGGCGTTGGAGCCGGACTTGGAGTTGGTGCATTAGCAGCAGGTTCTATGATCTATGGCAATGACTTCATGTCAGGTTTTGATCTTCCTAGTGGATTACAAGGTGCCTCTCTAACCATTTCAATGGACCCTCCCTTTTGA
- the LOC116012763 gene encoding uncharacterized protein LOC116012763, translating to MSVCGMYLQFQQSAILAFTEFPAKLWRGGRRCVDLRINGRPELSFIPKEPILKTLPQAAASSSAGANSEQVLGAREKQKRQIAGIDQDELLEPALLADPDSCFCEFKGVQIHHKICDAEPRNLSGGEESGSQSLYPSKRLNFPMILLHGFGASVFSWNRAMKRLASISGSKVLAFDRPAFGLTSRPNPVVQSSPGMGDARPLNPYSVMFSVLATLHFIDFLAAEKAVLVGHSAGSLVAVEAYFEAPERVAALILVSPAIVAPFTSPKVAKDDQRGDKSYKEDEKSEPGNKRNVFTGIFSILSKFTKYVAKTIVGMIKGMGETLNSLYRKALSAFLRSAIGVMLLRMMIDKFGTLAVRNSWYDSKQVTDHVLQGYTKPLRVKGWDRALVEFTVAMLTDSESGSKPPLSERLSEISCPVLIITGDSDRLVPAWNSERLSRAIPGSCFEIIKNSGHLPHEEKVEEFISIVDRFLQRVFGGLDEPRLQAVT from the exons ATGAGTGTTTGTGGAATGTATTTGCAGTTTCAGCAGTCTGCCATTCTTGCATTCACTGAATTCCCTGCTAAGCTTTGGAGGGGTGGAAGAAGATGTGTTGATCTAAGGATCAATGGAAGACCAGAGCTTTCTTTTATTCCCAAAGAACCCATCTTGAAAACCCTACCTCAAGCTGCTGCTTCCTCCTCTGCAGGGGCTAATTCTG AACAGGTGCTTGGAGCTAGAGAAAAACAGAAAAGGCAGATAGCTGGAATAGACCAGGATGAACTGCTGGAACCAGCACTTCTGGCTGATCCTGATAGTTGTTTCTGTGAATTTAAGGGAGTACAAATACACCATAAGATATGCGACGCAGAGCCTCGAAACTTGTCTGGAGGAGAAGAAAGTGGCTCTCAGTCTCTTTATCCAAGTAAAAGACTGAACTTTCCCATGATTTTGTTACATGGATTTGGAGCCTCGGTTTTTTCATGGAACCGGGCTATGAAGAGACTAGCGAGTATCAGTGGTTCAAAAGTTCTTGCCTTTGATAGACCAGCCTTTGGATTGACCTCAAGACCTAATCCGGTTGTGCAGTCATCTCCCGGGATGGGAGATGCTAGACCTTTAAACCCTTACTCCGTAATGTTTTCTGTGCTTGCCACGCTACACTTCATCGACTTCTTAGCAGCAGAGAAGGCAGTTCTAGTGGG ACACTCAGCCGGTTCCCTTGTAGCAGTTGAGGCGTATTTTGAAGCACCTGAGCGTGTAGCTGCCTTGATTCTTGTTTCCCCCGCAATTGTTGCACCATTTACTTCACCAAAAGTAGCCAAAGATGACCAACGCGGAGACAAAAGTTATAAAGAAGACGAGAAATCAGAGCCAGGCAATAAAAGGAATGTGTTTACAGGGATTTTCAGCATTTTATCAAAGTTTACCAAATATGTTGCAAAAACAATAGTAGGCATGATTAAAGGGATGGGAGAAACGCTAAATTCTCTATATAGGAAAGCATTATCAGCATTCTTGCGCTCTGCCATTGGTGTTATGCTG TTGAGGATGATGATTGATAAGTTTGGTACACTTGCTGTTCGAAATTCATGGTATGATTCAAAGCAAGTAACTGATCATGTCTTGCAAGGGTATACAAAG CCTCTGAGGGTGAAAGGTTGGGATCGGGCTCTGGTTGAGTTCACAGTGGCAATGCTTACAGATTCTGAGTCAGGATCAAAGCCACCACTTTCAGAAAGACTGAGTGAAATCTCGTGTCCAG TTTTGATTATCACTGGAGATAGTGACCGCCTTGTCCCTGCTTGGAACTCTGAAAGACTATCGCGAGCTATTCCAGGATCTTGCTTTGAAATAATCAAGAATTCTGGTCACTTGCCTCATGAAGAGAAGGTTGAAGAATTTATATCCATTGTGGACAGATTTCTTCAGAGGGTGTTTGGAGGGTTAGACGAGCCACGCCTACAAGCAGTTACTTAG